CGCATTCTCTGCTATGGTGGGCATCTTTTTCGGATACTATCCAGCCCGAAAGGCCGCGCAGCTCAATCCGATCGAGGCCCTGCGTTTCGAGTGAAAGCACGCATCGCCGTCGTCGACGACGAGCGGCATATCTGCGAGCTTCTGGCGATGGCATTGGGCCACCGCGGCTACGAGGTACGCTCCGCCGCGGACGGCGCGGCCGGTTTGGCATTGGTACGGGAATGGTCGCCCGATTTGATCGTTCTCGACGTGATGATGCCAAAAACGAGCGGAATCGAGTTGATGCCGTCCATTCGCCGGATCACCGACGCGCCTGTCATCATGCTCAGCGCGCGCGGCGAAGTCGAAAGCAAAGTCGAAGGTCTCGCGCACGGCGCCGACGACTATTTGAGCAAACCTTTCGAGATCTCGGAATTGCTCGCCCACATCGAGGCGAAACTGCGTCGTCCCCACATCGAGAGCCGTTCCATCCTCGAATACGAGGGAGTCTTCGTCGACCTGAAGGAGCACATCGTCGAACGCGACGGCCGTCGTCTCGA
This Candidatus Eremiobacterota bacterium DNA region includes the following protein-coding sequences:
- a CDS encoding response regulator transcription factor; the protein is MKARIAVVDDERHICELLAMALGHRGYEVRSAADGAAGLALVREWSPDLIVLDVMMPKTSGIELMPSIRRITDAPVIMLSARGEVESKVEGLAHGADDYLSKPFEISELLAHIEAKLRRPHIESRSILEYEGVFVDLKEHIVERDGRRLDLSPLEFDLLVTLLRRPRRVFTREELLDEVWREAEVGTGAVERYISYLRGKIDEGFDRPLIHTVRGTGYTLRV